In one Thermithiobacillus plumbiphilus genomic region, the following are encoded:
- a CDS encoding tetratricopeptide repeat protein yields MGRKNWQAGGLWLGLMLACNELLAGSLLPVQPVGGSGVQESSGQPQVPAILLSASRQAATAQPRLSDRQSPLNAQGMFELMLGEFALQSGDLPLAAEAWKKAAENTNDPSVLERATKALTQLDRLQEALPLARRWARAAPDQVEPSQYLAALLVGTGQRDEAVRLLQQLTQRFPERMDVYLQLSEILAASRQYEPAVQTLQMLIKKQPQQAAAYYALGHLRIRMGQDDKALVLFRQALERRPEWEQAALAVAMTLSKVQGDRAASDFLQTYIQRNPNAQETRMYLAASLLRQERWDDAYALYQELAALQPENPDVFLVMGMIELQRNDLSRAEQSLNRVMELAPDQPAARYYLGRLEESRDNLPQALAWYEGIGPGALYVEARLRMIQLDAQAGNLKSAHARLADLRKKMPDDLRIQLLQAELAMQEKDAPGALAIIDAAIAKAPRQPDLLYQRAAIYERMRNYAAMEQDIREVIRLQPDNAHAYNFLGYSLVERRERLPEAEILLKKALQLAPRDPYILDSMGWLLHEMGRDQEALDYLQKALLQYPNDPEISVHAGEVLWALGRHDEARKLWRSALQAHPDNAALKERIKR; encoded by the coding sequence ATGGGCAGAAAGAACTGGCAGGCAGGCGGGCTCTGGCTCGGGCTGATGCTGGCCTGCAACGAACTCCTGGCCGGATCGCTTTTGCCCGTCCAGCCAGTGGGCGGGTCGGGCGTGCAGGAATCATCAGGTCAACCGCAAGTCCCGGCCATCCTGTTGTCGGCCAGCCGCCAGGCGGCGACTGCGCAGCCGCGCCTGTCCGACAGGCAGAGTCCCTTGAACGCCCAGGGCATGTTCGAGCTGATGCTGGGCGAATTTGCCCTGCAAAGTGGCGATCTGCCGCTTGCTGCCGAAGCCTGGAAGAAGGCCGCTGAAAATACCAATGATCCCAGCGTGCTGGAGCGCGCGACCAAGGCGCTGACCCAACTGGATCGCCTGCAGGAAGCCCTGCCGCTAGCCCGCCGCTGGGCGCGGGCGGCGCCCGATCAGGTCGAACCCTCGCAATACCTCGCCGCGCTGCTGGTCGGTACCGGCCAGCGGGACGAAGCGGTGCGGCTGCTGCAGCAGCTCACCCAGCGCTTCCCGGAGCGCATGGACGTCTATCTGCAGCTCAGCGAGATCCTGGCTGCCAGCCGGCAATATGAACCGGCAGTACAGACCCTGCAGATGCTGATCAAGAAGCAGCCGCAGCAGGCCGCGGCCTATTACGCCCTCGGGCATCTGCGTATCAGGATGGGGCAGGACGACAAGGCGCTCGTTCTGTTTCGCCAGGCCCTGGAGCGGCGTCCGGAGTGGGAGCAGGCGGCCCTGGCCGTGGCCATGACCCTGTCAAAGGTACAGGGAGACAGGGCCGCCAGCGATTTCCTGCAGACCTACATCCAGCGCAACCCGAATGCCCAGGAAACCCGCATGTATCTGGCCGCCAGCCTGCTGAGGCAGGAACGCTGGGACGATGCCTATGCCCTGTACCAGGAGCTGGCCGCTCTGCAGCCGGAGAATCCCGACGTCTTTCTGGTGATGGGCATGATCGAGCTGCAACGAAATGACCTGTCCAGGGCCGAGCAGTCCCTGAATCGGGTGATGGAGCTGGCACCTGATCAGCCTGCCGCACGTTACTATCTGGGACGGCTGGAGGAATCCCGGGACAATCTGCCCCAGGCACTGGCGTGGTATGAGGGGATCGGTCCCGGTGCCCTGTATGTGGAGGCCCGCTTGCGCATGATCCAGCTCGATGCCCAGGCCGGCAACCTGAAGTCGGCCCATGCCCGTCTGGCCGATCTGCGGAAAAAGATGCCTGATGACCTGCGCATCCAGCTCTTGCAGGCCGAGCTGGCCATGCAGGAAAAGGATGCCCCCGGCGCGCTGGCCATCATCGATGCGGCCATTGCCAAGGCCCCCCGGCAGCCGGATCTGCTCTATCAGCGTGCAGCGATATACGAGCGCATGCGTAACTATGCCGCCATGGAGCAGGACATCCGCGAAGTCATCCGCCTGCAGCCCGACAACGCCCATGCCTACAACTTTCTGGGCTACAGTCTGGTCGAACGTCGGGAGCGCCTGCCGGAAGCGGAAATCCTGCTGAAAAAGGCGCTGCAACTGGCGCCCCGCGATCCCTATATTCTCGACAGCATGGGCTGGCTGCTGCACGAGATGGGGCGCGATCAGGAAGCCCTGGACTATCTGCAGAAAGCCTTGCTGCAGTACCCCAACGACCCGGAAATATCCGTCCATGCCGGCGAGGTGCTCTGGGCGCTCGGAAGACACGACGAGGCCCGCAAGCTGTGGCGGTCAGCTCTGCAAGCCCACCCCGACAATGCCGCTCTCAAAGAGCGGATCAAGCGCTAA
- the hemA gene encoding glutamyl-tRNA reductase codes for MPTLVVFNSRQSGQGSGQCAKARAGGAHPIWQDMKIFSLGLNHTTAPVEIREQVAFASEGIMQAHQDLVAQPGIGEAVILSTCNRTEIYYSTDSASPESVSRWLAEYHHLSIPDLDPYLYVHTGDAAVQHLFRVASGLDSLVLGEPQILGQLKNAYLLAHQAQSVGALFNRLFHWSFSVAKRVRTETQIGSQAVSVAFAAVSLARRIFGDLSGQQVLLIGAGETIELVARHLREQGVGRVTVANRSAERARQVAEEFQGHAIGLGQIPEALEDADIVVSSTASPLPVLGKGTVERALKKRRHRPVFMVDIAVPRDIEPEVGQLPDVYLYTVDDLQGIIEENLQARREAAKAAETIIIEESLAFGRWQQGLGAVPTIRLLRERAEQLRQSEVERALRLLQQGQAPELVLERLSHGLVNKLLHQPTVTLRAAGEAREEPALVAALHTLFKLDETS; via the coding sequence ATGCCCACGCTAGTCGTATTCAACAGTCGTCAGTCCGGACAGGGTTCCGGGCAGTGCGCAAAGGCGCGAGCCGGTGGCGCCCATCCAATATGGCAGGACATGAAGATATTTTCCCTGGGATTAAATCACACAACCGCGCCGGTCGAAATCCGCGAGCAGGTCGCCTTCGCGAGCGAAGGCATCATGCAGGCTCACCAGGATCTCGTCGCCCAGCCCGGCATTGGCGAGGCGGTGATCCTGTCCACCTGCAATCGCACAGAGATCTACTATAGCACTGATTCCGCCAGCCCCGAGAGTGTTTCGCGGTGGCTGGCGGAATACCACCACCTGTCCATCCCCGACCTGGACCCCTATCTCTATGTGCACACGGGCGATGCCGCGGTCCAGCATCTCTTTCGGGTGGCGTCGGGCCTTGATTCGCTGGTGCTTGGCGAGCCGCAGATCCTGGGTCAGCTGAAGAACGCCTATCTGCTCGCCCATCAGGCCCAGAGCGTCGGCGCCTTGTTCAATCGCCTTTTCCATTGGAGTTTTTCGGTGGCCAAGCGGGTGCGCACCGAAACCCAGATCGGCAGCCAGGCGGTCAGCGTGGCCTTTGCCGCGGTGAGTCTGGCCAGACGCATCTTCGGGGACCTGAGCGGCCAGCAGGTACTGCTCATCGGCGCCGGGGAGACCATCGAGCTGGTCGCGCGCCACCTGCGCGAGCAAGGCGTGGGCCGCGTCACGGTTGCTAACCGCAGCGCCGAGCGCGCCCGCCAGGTGGCAGAGGAGTTCCAGGGCCACGCTATCGGGCTCGGGCAGATTCCGGAAGCCCTGGAAGATGCCGATATCGTGGTCAGCTCCACCGCCAGCCCTCTGCCCGTGCTGGGCAAGGGCACGGTGGAGCGCGCCCTGAAGAAGCGCCGTCACCGGCCGGTCTTCATGGTGGATATCGCCGTGCCGCGCGATATCGAACCCGAGGTCGGGCAGTTGCCGGACGTGTATCTTTATACGGTGGATGATCTGCAGGGCATCATCGAGGAAAACCTGCAGGCACGGCGTGAAGCCGCCAAGGCCGCCGAGACCATCATCATCGAGGAGAGCCTGGCCTTTGGGCGCTGGCAACAGGGGCTCGGCGCGGTCCCCACCATTCGCCTGCTGCGCGAACGCGCGGAGCAGTTGCGGCAAAGCGAAGTGGAGCGGGCGCTGCGCCTGCTCCAGCAGGGACAGGCGCCCGAGCTGGTGCTCGAGCGCCTGTCGCATGGCCTGGTCAACAAATTGCTGCACCAGCCGACCGTGACCCTGCGGGCCGCCGGTGAAGCCCGCGAGGAGCCGGCGCTGGTCGCCGCCCTGCATACCCTGTTCAAGCTGGACGAAACCTCATGA
- the lolB gene encoding lipoprotein insertase outer membrane protein LolB, with the protein MGSLEMFRRPATWPLLMLVLAMSGCASLPPEPLPAQTPAQRSQKLEQLQSWSAQGRVAVQAGNEGNSAAFEWQRTGGTEVLRMRDPLGRTVMLLEQSPQGAYAKFADGFEASGPDAATVLAGRSPMPLPVSSLAYWLRGQALPGQLAEVTYDSQGNPEILKQAGWTVTYQDYRPVNGVAMPGRVLAEGPQAVRVKAVIRDWQLQFGNAAASTAGGQGG; encoded by the coding sequence ATGGGTTCGCTTGAGATGTTTCGCAGGCCTGCCACCTGGCCACTGCTGATGCTCGTGCTGGCAATGAGCGGCTGCGCAAGCCTGCCACCGGAACCGCTGCCTGCGCAAACGCCAGCGCAACGCAGCCAGAAACTGGAACAGCTCCAATCCTGGTCCGCGCAGGGGCGGGTTGCGGTGCAGGCTGGCAACGAGGGCAACAGCGCCGCCTTCGAATGGCAGCGCACGGGCGGCACCGAGGTGTTGCGCATGCGCGATCCCCTGGGACGCACCGTCATGTTGCTGGAGCAGAGTCCCCAGGGCGCCTACGCGAAATTCGCCGATGGTTTCGAGGCGAGTGGTCCGGATGCCGCAACTGTGCTGGCCGGCCGTTCGCCCATGCCGCTACCGGTCAGCAGCCTTGCTTACTGGCTGCGGGGACAAGCCCTGCCCGGACAGCTTGCCGAAGTCACCTATGACAGTCAGGGCAATCCGGAAATCCTGAAGCAGGCTGGCTGGACCGTGACCTATCAGGATTATCGCCCTGTGAATGGCGTGGCCATGCCCGGACGGGTCCTGGCGGAAGGCCCACAGGCGGTGCGCGTCAAGGCCGTGATTCGGGACTGGCAACTGCAGTTCGGGAATGCAGCCGCTTCCACCGCCGGAGGGCAGGGTGGCTGA
- the ispE gene encoding 4-(cytidine 5'-diphospho)-2-C-methyl-D-erythritol kinase, with amino-acid sequence MAEEQVAYPAPAKLNLMLRVIGRRRDGYHLLQTVFQFLDYGDALRFVSLPGRGARRLAGAAEVSPESDLVVRAAQLLQDACGVREGVGIFVDKRLPMGGGLGGGSSDAATTLLVLNQLLGLGLSLAELAELGLGLGADVPVFVRGRAAWAEGVGEQLTPLPELPTPWYVVLHPGVSVSTGSIFSDPELTRSHSPITIRDFLDGVQDNTLQALVLARYPVIGEALNWLDGQGIAAPRLTGSGACVFGMADSREVAGSIVRRVPANWVAFAAQGSNRHPLHAQLNLE; translated from the coding sequence GTGGCTGAGGAACAGGTAGCCTATCCGGCGCCGGCAAAGCTGAACCTGATGCTGCGCGTCATCGGCCGGCGCCGGGATGGCTATCATCTGCTGCAGACGGTGTTCCAGTTCCTGGACTACGGTGACGCCTTGCGCTTCGTATCCCTGCCCGGGCGCGGGGCGCGCCGGCTGGCCGGTGCCGCGGAAGTATCGCCGGAGAGTGATCTCGTGGTGCGTGCGGCACAGTTGCTGCAAGATGCCTGTGGGGTACGGGAGGGCGTCGGCATCTTCGTCGACAAGCGCCTGCCGATGGGGGGCGGTCTCGGCGGCGGCAGCTCGGATGCCGCCACCACACTGCTTGTGTTGAACCAGTTGCTGGGACTGGGTCTGAGTCTCGCCGAGCTCGCCGAGCTTGGCCTTGGCCTGGGCGCGGACGTGCCGGTCTTCGTCCGGGGCCGGGCTGCCTGGGCGGAAGGCGTAGGGGAGCAACTCACCCCCCTGCCGGAGCTGCCCACCCCCTGGTATGTGGTCCTGCATCCCGGTGTTTCTGTCTCCACCGGCAGTATCTTCAGCGATCCGGAATTGACACGTTCCCATTCTCCCATCACAATACGCGACTTTCTGGACGGGGTGCAGGACAATACCCTGCAAGCGCTCGTGCTTGCGCGCTATCCGGTCATTGGCGAGGCCCTGAACTGGCTCGACGGGCAGGGGATCGCGGCTCCCCGACTGACCGGCAGCGGCGCCTGTGTCTTTGGCATGGCCGATTCACGTGAGGTCGCCGGGTCCATCGTCCGGCGCGTGCCTGCAAACTGGGTC